A genome region from marine bacterium B5-7 includes the following:
- a CDS encoding NAD(P)-dependent oxidoreductase gives MTTVCVLGGFGQMGHALQRVLSPNFICHTLGRDVADVTQADQIRAVLEKIQPDVVINAAAYTAVDRAEDEATQANLLNAHAAQHVASVCAALDVPLIHLSTDYVFDGQIRCALTETEQPHPLSAYGKSKYEGEQWVQRTWDKHIILRLSGVFAHPGQNFVKAMLQLFQQHETVRVVADQITCPTYADDIAGAIAQLIALLPQRSAWGVYHYASANPLSWAQFAEAILEKVKVHQPVVTQHIEAITTEAYGAKAPRPAYAVLNCDKIKKQFDIAQPDWSKGLDKFLCHMLSTRLSP, from the coding sequence ATGACAACCGTGTGTGTGTTAGGTGGATTTGGGCAAATGGGCCATGCTTTACAGCGTGTGCTATCGCCCAACTTTATTTGTCATACACTGGGACGTGATGTAGCGGATGTGACACAAGCGGATCAAATCCGTGCGGTGCTTGAAAAAATTCAACCTGATGTTGTGATTAATGCAGCAGCTTACACCGCAGTTGATCGTGCCGAAGATGAGGCGACGCAAGCAAATTTATTGAATGCACACGCAGCGCAGCATGTTGCTAGCGTGTGTGCGGCGTTAGATGTGCCTCTCATTCATTTGTCGACGGATTATGTGTTTGATGGACAAATACGATGTGCCCTCACAGAAACAGAACAGCCACATCCTTTAAGCGCTTACGGGAAATCAAAATACGAAGGGGAGCAGTGGGTACAGCGCACTTGGGACAAACACATTATTCTTCGGCTTTCTGGTGTCTTTGCTCATCCTGGCCAAAATTTTGTAAAGGCGATGTTGCAGCTCTTTCAGCAGCATGAGACCGTACGTGTTGTGGCTGATCAAATCACCTGTCCCACCTATGCGGATGATATTGCCGGTGCCATCGCGCAATTAATTGCATTGCTTCCGCAGAGATCTGCTTGGGGTGTTTATCATTATGCTAGCGCGAACCCACTTTCTTGGGCGCAGTTTGCTGAAGCGATTTTAGAAAAAGTAAAAGTACATCAACCGGTTGTTACACAGCATATTGAGGCGATTACGACAGAAGCTTATGGTGCCAAAGCACCACGGCCAGCATATGCTGTGTTAAATTGCGATAAGATCAAAAAACAATTTGATATTGCGCAGCCGGATTGGTCCAAAGGCTTGGATAAGTTTTTGTGTCACATGCTATCTACACGGCTGTCACCTTAG